Proteins co-encoded in one Saprospira grandis genomic window:
- a CDS encoding alkene reductase → MSLLHPLQLGPLTLKNAVFMAPLTRCRADNPERLPTALHQEYYAQRATAGLLISEGLPISDRAGGYLFVPGIYTPAQVEAWKAVTAAVKAKGGHFFAQIWHVGRVSHPDLMNGQALLAPSAIATGSKSRTYEGLKLSPVPKAMDQEDIQTVISQFKQAAANALAAGFDGVELHTSNGYLFHQFFANSANQRQDEYGGSIPNRARFLFEVLEAVQEVCPLERVGLRFNPMLDGHIGIEVDEETIPFFDYLLDKLNDYPLAYVHLSRPGQAFAHRQLAEKEKDPNLFIQDVIGHYRKIYKGVLVANGGYTAQTAQEELAQNRADAIAFGKAFISNPDLVQRIEQNAAWAPWNPDTFYTQGPEGYTDYPFLSEG, encoded by the coding sequence ATGTCTCTTCTTCATCCGCTCCAATTGGGCCCATTAACACTGAAAAATGCGGTTTTTATGGCGCCGCTCACTCGCTGCCGAGCCGATAATCCAGAAAGGCTGCCCACGGCCTTGCATCAGGAGTATTATGCGCAGCGAGCTACAGCTGGTCTCCTTATTTCAGAGGGCTTGCCCATTTCTGATCGAGCTGGGGGCTATTTGTTTGTGCCCGGCATTTATACTCCCGCTCAGGTAGAGGCTTGGAAAGCCGTAACGGCTGCCGTAAAAGCTAAAGGCGGCCATTTCTTTGCCCAAATTTGGCATGTGGGCCGAGTTTCTCATCCCGATCTGATGAATGGACAAGCACTTCTGGCCCCTTCAGCTATTGCTACGGGCAGTAAGAGCCGAACCTATGAAGGGCTCAAGCTTTCTCCGGTTCCCAAGGCTATGGACCAAGAAGATATTCAAACCGTAATTAGCCAGTTTAAGCAGGCGGCCGCCAATGCCTTGGCCGCTGGCTTTGATGGGGTAGAGCTGCATACGAGTAATGGCTATCTCTTTCATCAGTTTTTTGCCAATTCGGCCAACCAACGCCAAGATGAATATGGCGGCAGTATTCCCAATAGAGCCCGCTTCCTCTTTGAGGTCCTCGAGGCGGTCCAAGAAGTTTGTCCCCTAGAAAGAGTGGGCCTGCGCTTTAACCCTATGCTCGATGGGCATATCGGTATTGAGGTAGATGAAGAAACCATCCCTTTCTTTGATTATCTCTTAGATAAGCTCAATGATTATCCCTTGGCCTATGTGCATCTAAGTCGGCCGGGCCAAGCTTTTGCCCACCGCCAACTGGCTGAAAAAGAGAAGGACCCCAATTTGTTTATTCAAGATGTTATTGGCCATTATCGCAAAATTTATAAGGGCGTTTTAGTGGCCAATGGCGGCTATACGGCCCAAACTGCCCAAGAGGAATTGGCCCAAAATAGAGCAGATGCTATCGCTTTTGGCAAAGCCTTTATCTCTAATCCCGATTTGGTCCAAAGAATAGAGCAAAATGCAGCCTGGGCGCCCTGGAATCCCGATACTTTTTATACTCAAGGCCCAGAAGGCTATACCGATTATCCCTTTTTATCAGAGGGCTAG